A genome region from Mercenaria mercenaria strain notata chromosome 11, MADL_Memer_1, whole genome shotgun sequence includes the following:
- the LOC128546231 gene encoding uncharacterized protein LOC128546231, whose protein sequence is MSGRVSDSNTNSGDECKRRCKAAGYRYAGTEVCRYRDSLYYSKEMELDSSTGLEINSALINVFKDDYIVTSKDEALVHADVIAALSEEAKYLEQKITSCQETNQSEKEIEDEEVHVKKRRFDSILKESLQAVLLPQESKVERLEPGISGQEVPAKKRRLVSTIYGHSYAINMPTESDAGQEPTASYRTDHSVEDIEDYKTQLEKIKTLISVHREKMAYIDSKIDIQKRLVKLYWENCVKVPALPIQPEENQKDVGDVYVEPWMTIIEEDDPSRKTSEVKEREISSFFEVFQEGGKPIKTVYVLGEAGTGKSTFCKSLVHKWCKVHTDGGYYIGEDKRIIKRFEFLFFILLRHHLDKQTIEMMLDSQFRHPVLQKILDIESDKCLILLDGLDEWIPKSLSHSQMETKGLPARDNAKDYTVVTTSRPWKIGLLGMTTNQIHKKVMLRGIDRSATKILIEKTIKLLNATFEEDRSPEKFIKYLKTSPLSDIRHIPILLEQLICLWYENNDLSKSSRCTLYNGMLELPFKWFDQRQREKLESNHGSEIKGRSETKDLLSLPSPHELDKERIYPDYRNTIDNASKLAFELLFKQRQENTLSFDIQTCKRLQIPLDVLKICVNIGILSEEKTIGFTSGGQNESSFSFVHKSIQEFLTAVHIAAIFKTYSLPASEREETMSSLPMPEQEYSTSLSHISELDDTTCQRPVSGQDIAPLHPASEMQNIMNQHLSSEREDITFQHPDLQLEMITTPHNVSKRDNITSTQTGSEREEITCSHSGSQREYLASPNTGSMKENKTSPHLSSLKDDIPSMYTRSERDTMSSHLRSKTEDMSGREYTGWSDVCEDFIHKYCARIKTIENILEMANVFVFLSGLQPRLATYISKYIYNAANRSTLVVQHRKTLDDCAFLYDIQRCISGCCDEANSNATCFRHAIYLGDCFLDDSESVLQSRLNSKTVQHVIPDSIASLSVSFSRACALHGGSSKCDTCILLTHFLSCRRLTKLALNDKRLQTDDGHIQLVKEILETNLQSLQAVSVDYILGVKFCLKGMESFKPLIASIPNVNQLTSLRVHGINLPHDQCDILTSYLADQVRLQELSLDIVCEGKDNHEIDMSTHNTLQYLEIGDGFTVKNVYTEHDMTVKFKIKWSDDSSINRLFLILESVKLKYVSLWGNRDEFSISQFVTHKLRSLFAVSNYLCAIELDSLEITDNVLTLPFRLVSLKRIDLSVVTMTNKTWMAFIDSLHSIPNVVHVKVLGLAMFGDDLE, encoded by the exons GTGTGTCGCTACAGAGACAGTTTATATTACTCAAAAGAAATGGAGCTGGACTCGAGTACAGGTCTTGAAATCAACAGTGCACTCATCAATGTG TTCAAGGATGACTATATTGTAACGTCGAAAGATGAAGCTTTAGTTCATGCAGATGTTATTGCTGCACTCAGTGAGGAAGCAAAATATCTAGAGCAAAAGATAACTTCGTGCCAGGAAACTAACCAAAGtgaaaaagaaattgaagatGAAGAAGTTCACGTAAAAAAGAGAAGATTTGATTCGATACTAAAAGAATCCTTACAGGCAGTACTTTTGCCGCAAGAGTCTAAAGTAGAACGACTAGAGCCAGGTATTTCTGGACAAGAAGTGCCAGCGAAGAAAAGAAGACTTGTATCGACGATATACGGACATTCGTATGCAATCAATATGCCTACAGAGTCTGACGCAGGACAAGAGCCGACTGCGTCCTATCGAACTGATCATTCAGTTGAG GATATAGAGGACTACAAGACCCAACTTGAAAAGATCAAGACACTTATTTCAGTTCACAGAGAGAAAATGGCTTACATTGATAGTAAAATTG atATACAGAAGCGGTTAGTAAAACTTTACTGGGAGAATTGTGTTAAGGTACCTGCCTTACCTATACAACCAGAAGAGAATCAAAAGGATGTCGGCGACGTGTACGTTGAACCTTGGATGACCATTATAGAGGAAGATGATCCGTCAAGAAAGACCAGTGAAGTGAAGGAGAGAGAAATCTCGTCATTTTTTGAAGTCTTCCAGGAAGGCGGTAAGCCTATCAAAACGGTTTATGTTCTTGGCGAAGCGGGcacaggaaaaagtacgttttgtAAAAGTTTGGTGCATAAATGGTGCAAAGTGCATACAGATGGGGGATATTACATAGGTGAGGACAAACGAATCATAAAAAGGTTcgaattcttgttttttattttactcCGTCACCATTTAGACAAGCAAACTATTGAAATGATGCTAGACAGCCAATTTCGTCATCCTGTATTACAGAAAATACTGGATATTGAATCAGATAAATGCCTTATTTTACTTGATGGCCTTGATGAATGGATTCCAAAATCGTTATCTCATTCACAGATGGAAACAAAAGGATTACCAGCTAGGGATAACGCTAAGGACTACACCGTCGTTACAACATCTAGGCCGTGGAAAATTGGGTTACTTGGAATGACAACAAATCAAATACACAAGAAAGTAATGCTTCGGGGGATTGACAGAAGTGCAACAAAGATACTCATAGAGAAAACAATCAAACTGCTGAATGCAACTTTTGAAGAGGACAGAAGTCCGgaaaaatttatcaaatacttGAAAACGAGTCCTTTGTCAGACATACGGCATATCCCCATATTATTAGAGCAGTTGATTTGCCTATGGTATGAAAACAATGACTTATCAAAATCTTCCAGGTGTACTTTATATAATGGTATGCTAGAACTTCCGTTCAAATGGTTTGATCAGAGACAGCGCGAGAAACTTGAGTCTAATCATGGATCAGAGATAAAGGGTCGATCAGAGACAAAGGATCTTCTGTCTTTGCCAAGTCCACATGAATTAGATAAAGAGAGAATATACCCTGATTACAGGAATACAATAGATAATGCATCAAAGTTAGCGTTTGAGTTACTGTTCAAACAACGACAAGAAAACACCCTTTCCTTTGACATCCAAACTTGCAAACGTCTGCAAATACCATTGGATGTCTTAAAGATCTGTGTAAATATTGGAATTCTCTCGGAAGAGAAAACTATTGGTTTTACTTCTGGTGGACAAAATGAGTCGTCGTTTTCTTTTGTTCATAAATCAATCCAAGAATTTCTTACAGCTGTACATATTGCagctatttttaaaacatattcgcTACCTGCGTCAGAGCGGGAGGAAACAATGTCTTCACTACCCATGCCAGAACAAGAGTATTCGACGTCACTTAGTCATATATCGGAACTTGATGATACAACATGTCAACGTCCTGTATCAGGGCAGGACATAGCACCCCTACATCCTGCGTCAGAGATGCAAAATATAATGAATCAACATCTAAGTTCAGAGCGAGAGGATATTACGTTTCAACACCCAGATTTGCAGCTGGAGATGATAACAACTCCACATAATGTCTCAAAGAGAGATAATATAACGTCTACGCAAACTGGTTCGGAGCGAGAGGAAATAACGTGTTCACATTCAGGTTCACAGCGGGAGTACCTAGCGTCTCCAAATACTGGTTCAATGAAAGAGAATAAAACGTCTCCACATTTAAGTTCTCTGAAGGATGATATACCGTCTATGTATACTCGTTCGGAACGAGATACAATGTCTTCACATCTTCGTTCGAAGACAGAAGATATGTCGGGGCGGGAATATACAGGGTGGTCAGATGTTTGCGAAGACTTCATACACAAGTATTGTGCTCGAATCAAAACCATAGAAAACATTTTAGAGATGGCAAATGTTTTCGTGTTTTTGTCAGGGCTACAGCCAAGACTTGCTACTTATATTTcgaaatatatatacaatgctGCTAATCGAAGCACGCTTGTAGTTCAGCACAGAAAGACATTAGATGACTGTGCCTTTTTATATGACATCCAAAGATGTATATCCGGTTGTTGTGACGAAGCAAACTCAAATGCAACATGTTTTCGACATGCTATCTATTTGGGAGATTGTTTTCTTGATGATTCGGAATCAGTTCTGCAAAGTCGACTGAATAGTAAAACTGTACAGCATGTTATTCCTGACAGTATTGCATCTTTGTCTGTTTCATTTTCTCGGGCTTGTGCGTTACATGGAGGGAGTTCAAAATGTGATACCTGCATATTACTGACTCATTTCTTATCATGTCGCCGACTGACAAAATTAGCACTGAATGATAAAAGATTGCAAACAGACGATGGACATATACAGCTGGTTAAAGAAATACTAGAGACGAATTTACAAAGTTTACAGGCGGTTTCAGTGGACTATATCTTGGGAGTAAAGTTTTGCTTGAAAGGTATGGAATCATTTAAACCTTTGATAGCATCTATTCCAAATGTGAATCAACTGACCTCGTTAAGAGTGCACGGTATCAACCTGCCACATGATCAGTGTGATATTCTTACATCATATCTGGCAGACCAGGTTCGTTTACAAGAGTTATCTCTCGATATAGTGTGTGAGGGTAAAGATAACCACGAGATCGATATGTCAACGCACAACACTCTTCAGTATCTGGAAATTGGAGACGGCTTTACAGTAAAGAATGTTTACACAGAACATGATATGACAGTGAAGTTTAAGATTAAATGGTCAGATGATTCGTCTATCAACCGACTGTTTCTTATTCTGGAATCAGTCAAACTGAAATATGTCAGTTTATGGGGAAACCGTGATGAATTTTCCATATCTCAATTTGTCACGCATAAACTGCGTTCACTCTTTGCAGTGTCGAACTATCTCTGTGCTATTGAACTTGACAGTCTTGAAATAACTGACAATGTCCTGACACTCCCATTTCGATTGGTCAGCCTCAAACGCATTGACCTTTCTGTGGTCACTATGACAAATAAGACGTGGATGGCATTTATTGACAGTCTTCATAGCATACCAAATGTCGTTCATGTGAAAGTGCTAGGTTTg GCCATGTTTGGTGACGATTTAGAGTGA